The Lacipirellula parvula genome window below encodes:
- a CDS encoding dockerin type I domain-containing protein: MFYEVTPTKVTFACVAVATTLFGIAPVCLGQTLYTESFDSPLPSGAWSINAGGGTDKHADFFFDYSAVGIPVAPNSTGGTTRGMKLQANLTSGVAGGINVSPVGKSFTGDYALRFDLWSNFIGAEVGAATSANTDGIWEGGASSTKLSNYGILSSGVGDNYQTATRAGVAEALYFSNTGDGQAGFDYRIQGPGADADHGPSGFRATVEVSSATPANNYDPVLDAGVNFADIYPEGHPDAGLSNRGVFLDPDVPLDLNDSNVTDGFLYQSAFPSVAAPGQAALFPATQFDTTMPGAMGMHWREVEIKKVGNLVTWSVLNAGANSNQTFVLATVDLALLKVPATSGTNIMFGESDPSANIGSDPDFAALQFTLIDNVRVVRVAAPADSDFNDDGIVNGADFLIWQRNFGGAGTPTTGDANSDGIVDAGDLSLWKSHFGGAPSLQVATVVPEPACLFLALSGAAIFAFRKSAA; encoded by the coding sequence ATGTTCTACGAAGTGACCCCAACCAAAGTTACCTTCGCATGCGTCGCGGTGGCAACGACCCTCTTCGGCATCGCTCCAGTGTGCCTCGGGCAAACGCTTTACACGGAAAGTTTTGACTCTCCTCTGCCCTCGGGAGCGTGGTCGATCAATGCGGGCGGTGGCACGGACAAACACGCGGATTTCTTCTTTGACTACAGTGCCGTTGGAATTCCCGTCGCGCCGAATAGCACCGGCGGGACGACACGGGGAATGAAGCTCCAAGCCAACCTCACGTCCGGGGTTGCCGGCGGGATCAACGTCTCTCCGGTCGGTAAGAGCTTTACCGGAGACTACGCGCTGCGTTTCGACTTATGGAGCAACTTTATCGGCGCGGAGGTAGGCGCGGCAACGAGCGCTAATACGGACGGCATCTGGGAGGGAGGAGCCAGTTCTACGAAGTTGTCGAACTACGGAATCTTGAGCTCGGGCGTAGGCGACAATTACCAAACGGCGACTCGCGCGGGCGTTGCCGAAGCGCTTTATTTTTCCAACACAGGAGATGGGCAAGCTGGTTTTGACTATCGCATTCAAGGGCCAGGCGCCGACGCTGACCATGGCCCTAGCGGATTTCGCGCAACTGTGGAAGTTAGCAGCGCAACCCCAGCAAATAATTACGATCCGGTACTGGACGCTGGCGTGAACTTCGCCGACATCTACCCCGAAGGTCACCCAGATGCTGGGCTATCAAACCGTGGCGTCTTCTTAGATCCTGATGTGCCGCTGGATCTTAATGATTCCAACGTAACCGATGGTTTCTTGTATCAATCCGCCTTCCCATCGGTAGCCGCACCTGGGCAGGCCGCTCTTTTCCCAGCCACACAGTTCGATACGACAATGCCTGGCGCGATGGGTATGCATTGGCGCGAGGTTGAGATCAAGAAGGTTGGGAATCTGGTCACATGGTCGGTTTTGAATGCGGGCGCCAATTCCAATCAGACCTTCGTGCTGGCTACGGTCGACCTAGCCCTGCTAAAAGTTCCGGCGACGTCGGGGACGAACATCATGTTTGGCGAATCTGACCCGAGTGCAAATATTGGATCGGATCCCGATTTCGCTGCGTTGCAGTTCACATTGATCGACAATGTCCGAGTCGTGCGCGTGGCTGCGCCAGCCGATTCAGATTTCAATGACGACGGAATTGTGAATGGCGCCGACTTTCTAATATGGCAAAGAAATTTCGGGGGGGCTGGAACACCCACGACCGGTGACGCTAATAGCGACGGCATCGTCGATGCGGGTGACCTAAGCCTGTGGAAAAGCCACTTCGGGGGAGCGCCGTCCCTACAGGTTGCTACGGTCGTCCCTGAGCCAGCGTGCCTGTTTTTAGCTTTGAGTGGTGCAGCAATATTCGCCTTCAGAAAGTCCGCGGCTTAG
- a CDS encoding DUF1559 domain-containing protein, which yields MSDRSTFAASNSAHQLQQPRQFRRGFTLVELLVVIAIIGVLVALLLPAVQAAREAARRMQCQSSLKNLALAAQNYESTKKILPSASDGDFVGSNQALFNMYSGSELSWIARILPYIELQTLYQQMDFKKDFDDYKVEVVANVPTPERSQPAILLCPSDSAVGRLFESRYTGNRAFGKGNYAAYAGPEHIVCTLFRGAIVHRGQSLKRLTDGLSNTVMLTEVRTLDEPTDQRGAWALAWTGTSLLGLDYHSDTLGLNSSCADGTNQSSAYIPIPTQEATDRANMPNNPPGKFNFDFERQCVDQTSAAFAGMPCKGEGTDNYWSAAARSLHPSGVYGANADGSIRWISDDISGPLFAQLICIDDGRVDAQ from the coding sequence ATGTCTGATCGCTCCACATTCGCAGCGAGTAACTCTGCGCACCAACTGCAACAGCCTCGCCAATTTCGGCGAGGATTCACTTTGGTCGAGCTGCTCGTGGTTATTGCGATCATCGGCGTCCTAGTGGCCCTTTTGCTCCCGGCTGTGCAGGCGGCGCGTGAAGCTGCACGACGCATGCAATGCCAATCCAGCCTTAAAAATCTCGCGCTAGCGGCTCAAAACTATGAAAGCACGAAGAAGATTCTGCCCTCGGCGAGCGACGGCGATTTTGTGGGATCCAACCAGGCATTGTTCAATATGTATTCTGGCAGCGAATTGAGCTGGATCGCTCGCATACTGCCCTACATCGAACTCCAAACGCTTTACCAGCAGATGGATTTTAAAAAGGACTTTGACGACTATAAGGTTGAAGTCGTCGCTAATGTCCCCACGCCTGAACGATCTCAGCCGGCTATTCTGCTTTGCCCGTCTGATAGCGCGGTCGGTCGACTGTTTGAGTCACGCTACACAGGCAATCGCGCTTTTGGGAAGGGGAACTATGCCGCGTATGCAGGGCCTGAGCACATCGTCTGCACGCTATTTCGCGGTGCGATTGTGCACCGCGGACAGTCGCTGAAACGCCTTACGGACGGGTTGTCCAATACCGTCATGCTGACTGAAGTGCGCACGTTGGATGAGCCGACCGATCAACGCGGAGCGTGGGCCCTAGCGTGGACTGGGACGAGCCTGCTGGGGCTCGACTATCACAGCGATACGTTGGGGCTTAACTCAAGTTGCGCTGACGGAACCAATCAATCGAGCGCCTACATCCCCATTCCTACCCAAGAAGCGACAGACCGCGCTAACATGCCAAACAATCCGCCCGGAAAGTTCAATTTCGACTTCGAGCGGCAATGCGTGGATCAAACGTCTGCGGCATTCGCCGGCATGCCTTGTAAGGGCGAAGGAACGGACAATTACTGGTCGGCAGCCGCTAGAAGTCTCCATCCGAGTGGAGTATACGGCGCGAATGCGGACGGCAGCATTCGTTGGATATCGGATGATATTTCCGGCCCGCTCTTTGCCCAACTGATTTGCATTGACGACGGCAGAGTGGACGCTCAGTAG
- a CDS encoding amidase domain-containing protein — translation MPRRFSAKLALWAAMGASFCGLAPSASAIVYNRTAAVAYANANWNKVVSDGYFYINSYPATYLGAGQPTPAGGNDCAHFVSSALGTPGGGLTIPNRAGTYGEPGAARLDALLVGNSAGGYGTTYKYGTLVTSVSQLTPGDVIGYDWDGDGANGNMWGIDHTALYTGNGQVSCHSNSRLGANWTLGGADNYFFVHITLPDAIVPTAPSNVSPVANALVTNLTPKLTANAFSDGAIGSKHVAAEWEIFKGSTLVYDTGTDTTNLLGLTVPAGKLTAGNTYTWKVRYQDNYGGWSSFSAPTSFATIAVPEPATAVQIILMASIVSIRRRRAA, via the coding sequence ATGCCAAGAAGATTTTCGGCTAAGCTCGCCCTGTGGGCGGCGATGGGCGCGAGCTTTTGCGGCCTCGCACCGTCGGCGTCGGCGATTGTTTACAACCGCACAGCGGCCGTAGCGTATGCCAACGCGAATTGGAATAAAGTTGTCAGCGACGGCTATTTCTATATCAACTCATATCCAGCCACTTATCTCGGCGCCGGGCAGCCGACGCCGGCGGGTGGCAACGACTGCGCCCACTTCGTCTCCAGTGCTCTTGGAACCCCGGGGGGCGGTTTGACCATTCCCAATCGCGCCGGCACCTACGGCGAACCCGGGGCGGCGAGGCTCGACGCACTCTTGGTCGGCAATTCAGCAGGAGGTTACGGCACCACGTATAAGTATGGCACGCTCGTTACCTCCGTCAGCCAGCTTACGCCTGGCGATGTCATCGGCTACGACTGGGACGGCGATGGCGCCAACGGAAATATGTGGGGCATCGATCACACCGCCCTCTACACCGGCAATGGGCAGGTTAGTTGCCATTCCAATTCCCGTCTTGGCGCCAACTGGACCCTTGGCGGCGCCGATAACTATTTCTTTGTCCATATCACTCTTCCCGACGCCATCGTGCCGACGGCGCCGAGCAACGTTTCGCCGGTGGCGAATGCGTTAGTTACGAATCTCACGCCCAAGCTCACCGCCAACGCCTTTAGCGATGGCGCGATCGGAAGCAAGCACGTCGCGGCCGAGTGGGAAATCTTCAAGGGAAGCACGCTCGTCTATGACACGGGTACGGACACAACCAATTTGCTGGGATTGACCGTTCCCGCCGGCAAACTGACCGCTGGCAACACTTACACCTGGAAAGTCCGCTACCAGGACAACTATGGCGGCTGGAGCAGCTTTTCGGCGCCGACGTCGTTTGCCACCATCGCCGTTCCCGAGCCGGCAACCGCGGTGCAAATAATCTTGATGGCCAGTATTGTATCTATTCGGCGACGCCGAGCTGCATAG
- a CDS encoding IS66 family transposase produces the protein MLRTSLQRAATTDRLVRYCENGALSINNNLSKRSVRPVAIGRKKYLFLGSDNGGKSAAILCSIMTSAKANQIEPFVYVRDLLVQLSSCLLPAIAALLPDSWLVAHPASLRCWSR, from the coding sequence ATTCTGAGAACAAGCCTTCAACGTGCGGCCACGACGGACCGGCTGGTCCGCTACTGCGAGAACGGAGCGCTGTCGATCAACAATAACCTGAGTAAGCGAAGCGTTCGTCCCGTGGCAATCGGCCGCAAGAAGTACCTGTTCTTGGGAAGCGATAATGGCGGCAAGTCTGCGGCGATCCTGTGTAGCATCATGACCAGCGCCAAAGCGAACCAAATCGAGCCATTCGTTTACGTGCGCGATCTCTTGGTCCAGTTGTCAAGCTGCTTGCTGCCTGCGATTGCGGCGCTGCTGCCCGACTCCTGGCTGGTGGCGCACCCGGCATCGCTCCGGTGCTGGTCGCGGTAA
- a CDS encoding glucosamine-6-phosphate isomerase codes for MSTISTPHLKRRRDAVTEASMTRPLSKVAPDWWDYTTLDPAILADAARLNERTLKGLARPGFTIHLYDTLEEFYLAEALEYIDAWRQSSPDNPTGICGPIGPTEQLPLVARIVNSIELNLSKVDAHFWGMDEWVEAGRPVGIAHPLSFARADMELCFNRIDRKLRPRRENIHFPTGDLKAFSDSFDQFHCAVMQGGQGEVKHWAFNDPLPRSGKWKHEPPPATEYRKLGARIVDLHPMTVIQNARTSGGGQVASIPTKACTVGPRETWKCDRVSIWQAGCHDNPFGQRLTALMVSKRLVCTSVPMSLLADHADVHFHYLRSGLGSVESAMH; via the coding sequence ATGTCTACGATCTCTACTCCCCACCTGAAGCGACGACGCGACGCCGTTACCGAGGCGAGCATGACACGACCGCTCAGCAAAGTCGCTCCCGATTGGTGGGACTACACGACTCTCGACCCGGCAATTCTCGCCGACGCGGCCCGTCTGAACGAGCGCACGCTGAAGGGGCTCGCGCGGCCAGGCTTTACAATTCACCTCTACGACACTCTTGAAGAGTTCTACCTCGCCGAAGCGCTTGAATACATCGACGCTTGGAGACAAAGTTCTCCGGACAATCCGACGGGCATCTGCGGACCAATCGGGCCGACCGAGCAGTTGCCGCTCGTAGCGCGAATCGTCAACTCGATCGAACTCAACCTGAGCAAGGTCGATGCTCATTTTTGGGGCATGGACGAATGGGTCGAAGCGGGACGGCCTGTCGGTATCGCCCACCCGTTGAGCTTTGCTCGTGCAGACATGGAGCTATGCTTCAACCGCATCGACCGCAAGCTGCGACCGCGCCGCGAGAACATCCACTTCCCCACCGGCGACCTCAAGGCGTTCTCGGATAGCTTCGATCAGTTCCACTGCGCCGTGATGCAAGGGGGCCAAGGCGAAGTGAAGCATTGGGCGTTCAACGATCCACTGCCGCGCAGCGGTAAATGGAAACACGAACCGCCGCCAGCCACGGAGTATCGCAAACTCGGCGCGCGAATCGTCGACCTTCATCCGATGACGGTTATCCAGAACGCACGCACCAGCGGCGGCGGGCAAGTCGCCAGCATCCCGACGAAGGCATGCACCGTCGGGCCACGCGAAACCTGGAAGTGCGATCGCGTCAGCATCTGGCAGGCGGGCTGTCACGACAATCCCTTCGGCCAACGGTTAACGGCGCTGATGGTTTCGAAGCGGCTCGTATGCACCTCCGTGCCAATGTCCCTCCTCGCTGATCATGCTGACGTCCATTTCCACTACTTGCGGTCGGGCTTGGGCTCCGTCGAATCTGCGATGCACTAG
- a CDS encoding amidohydrolase family protein — translation MNYLRITFAVALTACLGGTAGEALSAPTLLRGGKVLVGDGSVVANADVLIEGDRFAFVGAHEQKDAPADAIVVDVAGKTIIPGLIAAHAHIGQVDGLENGSPNYTRTNILRQLRQYEAYGVTTLGSLGLNAPLFYELRDKLHAGELPGADVYGADRGIGVVDGAPPAGAVKVGEEQLDRPATPEAARAAVRASKERGADLIKIWVDDFRGSLPVKMSPEIYAAVIDEAHAQGLRVASHVYYLEDAKRLAKLNVDVLAHAVRDQPLDAELIKLLNDNGIIYIPTIGVDESAYIYADRPDWMSSDFFQHALQPALREQFDSDGWREGILANRKLADSRKAVVMNQQNALALHRAGVRLGFGSDSGANPLRIPGFAEHRELQLLCEAGMTPLEALQTATVNAAAALGLDDRGAIAAGKLADFVILDADPTDDVQNFQSIESVWHRGKKVSGAVEQFQP, via the coding sequence ATGAATTACTTACGAATCACTTTTGCAGTCGCATTAACGGCGTGCCTCGGCGGTACTGCCGGCGAGGCACTATCAGCCCCGACGTTGCTACGCGGCGGAAAAGTCCTCGTTGGCGACGGCAGCGTCGTTGCCAATGCCGACGTCCTCATCGAGGGCGATCGCTTCGCCTTCGTCGGAGCGCACGAGCAAAAGGATGCTCCTGCGGACGCCATCGTCGTGGACGTCGCAGGTAAAACAATTATCCCCGGATTGATCGCCGCCCACGCGCACATCGGTCAAGTCGACGGTCTGGAAAACGGCTCGCCCAACTACACTCGAACCAACATTTTGCGGCAGCTTAGGCAGTACGAAGCGTACGGCGTGACGACGCTCGGGTCGCTTGGGTTGAATGCGCCGCTGTTCTACGAGCTACGCGACAAGCTACATGCCGGCGAACTTCCAGGCGCCGACGTCTACGGAGCCGACCGCGGGATCGGCGTCGTTGACGGCGCTCCGCCGGCTGGGGCAGTCAAAGTCGGCGAGGAACAACTCGATCGACCTGCCACTCCCGAAGCGGCCCGAGCGGCTGTTCGCGCATCGAAGGAGCGAGGCGCCGATCTCATCAAGATCTGGGTCGACGATTTTCGCGGCAGCCTGCCGGTGAAAATGTCGCCCGAGATCTACGCGGCCGTCATCGACGAAGCCCACGCTCAAGGGCTGCGAGTCGCCTCACATGTTTACTACCTAGAAGACGCCAAGCGACTCGCCAAGTTGAATGTCGACGTACTGGCCCATGCTGTCCGCGACCAACCTCTTGACGCCGAATTGATCAAGCTGCTGAACGACAATGGCATCATCTACATCCCCACGATCGGCGTCGACGAATCGGCCTATATTTACGCCGATCGTCCCGACTGGATGAGTTCCGATTTCTTCCAACACGCGCTTCAGCCTGCACTGCGCGAACAGTTTGATAGCGATGGCTGGCGTGAAGGCATTCTGGCGAACCGCAAGCTGGCCGATAGCCGGAAAGCGGTCGTCATGAATCAGCAAAACGCCCTCGCTTTGCATCGCGCCGGCGTACGACTCGGCTTCGGTTCGGATTCGGGAGCGAATCCACTCCGCATTCCGGGCTTCGCCGAGCATCGCGAACTTCAGTTGCTGTGCGAAGCCGGGATGACGCCGCTCGAAGCGTTGCAAACCGCCACCGTGAACGCCGCCGCGGCGTTAGGACTCGACGATCGCGGCGCCATCGCCGCCGGCAAGCTAGCCGACTTCGTCATCCTTGATGCCGATCCGACCGACGATGTGCAGAACTTCCAATCGATCGAATCTGTCTGGCATCGAGGAAAAAAAGTGAGCGGCGCCGTCGAACAATTTCAACCCTAG
- a CDS encoding PVC-type heme-binding CxxCH protein, producing MEQQRRLFAQRRPRHGWRWFAALAVLSLSAQVDASDPLAPEAALVDFRLPDGYQIELVTAEPEIVDPVAVAFDPQGRLWVVELRDYPLLSEGDKPSSCIKILEDKDHDGRFESARVFAEGLLFPTGLQLWGSGAFVTLAGEIAYFPDDDGDGRADKKETWYQGFATLNEQLRANHPTLAADGWIYVAGGLRGGQIKNLRLPDAPLLSINGRDFAFNPRTGKCRAVSGNGQFGLTFDDFGRRFTCSNRNPLIEVMIEQCYLDRNPKLVLSRIVQDAAAAGADSRIFPRSRAITTSAQHSGQFTAACGVELNRGGGALPADAASDAFVCEPTANLVHRERVTPDGSTRRARTIDEKSEFLTATDEWFRPVNLSIGPDGALYVVDMYRAVIEHPEWMPPELRNRPDMHDGRDRGRIYRVCAAGPRAENVIPETLKSRVVDELAPLLESSNPWIRDTAVRRLLELNDASVLPALSELARGSNSLATRYVALQTLVAMGGMTPAIAAQALADSSPEIRSLGLTLCEPFLESSPELAHQAMGLASDADAGVRLQTALTSMFLPAAEALQPLKQIAAASGDDLWTCRAVALASRELASPLLLALLDQSSMQLAGQDDVAISPALVRELLPAIAAGGNIEQVAAVLERVDRVNSSTAQLLLEAANDALQLQGSSLPAALALVAEQNKPAAEAISRLFDEALAKFANPGASASDRIAAADLLQFDSRSTTGAALLEILQASHPPEIQIAAIAALRAQTTPTLGEAILSLFPEQLPAIRRASLDLLCSQPAWTSQLLTAAADGAIEAADIDPARRLQLMQHADADIRRQAEQLFAAQLKSREEVISRYQAALELTGDPGRGREAFAVNCASCHRVGDQGTAIGPDIGDSSMKTSSQLLTDILDPNRAVDANFVNYVALTYDGVGHSGIISSETSSGIVLLGADGKQVAILRDDLESLTSGKSLMPEGLEQQLDLQKMADLLAFLKTWRHAAELQAKRPAKLGSAAIPP from the coding sequence ATGGAACAACAACGTCGATTATTCGCCCAACGACGGCCTCGCCATGGCTGGCGGTGGTTCGCTGCGCTAGCGGTGCTTTCACTGTCCGCTCAGGTCGACGCCAGTGATCCGCTAGCTCCGGAAGCCGCGCTCGTCGATTTCCGTCTTCCAGACGGCTATCAGATTGAACTCGTCACTGCGGAGCCGGAGATAGTCGATCCCGTCGCCGTTGCGTTCGATCCGCAGGGACGGCTGTGGGTGGTCGAACTGCGGGATTACCCGCTGTTGTCCGAAGGCGACAAACCATCCTCGTGCATCAAAATCCTCGAAGACAAAGACCACGATGGCCGTTTCGAATCGGCTCGCGTCTTTGCAGAGGGCCTGCTTTTTCCCACCGGCTTACAGCTATGGGGCTCCGGCGCCTTTGTGACGCTGGCGGGCGAGATTGCTTACTTCCCCGACGACGACGGCGACGGTCGAGCCGACAAGAAAGAGACCTGGTACCAAGGATTTGCCACGCTCAACGAGCAGCTCCGCGCGAATCATCCGACGCTCGCCGCCGACGGATGGATCTACGTCGCGGGGGGACTTCGCGGCGGGCAGATCAAAAACCTGCGCCTTCCCGACGCACCGCTCCTCTCCATCAATGGTCGCGACTTCGCGTTCAATCCGCGAACGGGTAAGTGCCGCGCCGTCAGCGGAAACGGCCAATTTGGCCTAACATTCGACGATTTTGGCCGCCGCTTTACTTGCAGCAACCGCAATCCGCTGATTGAAGTGATGATCGAGCAGTGCTACCTCGATCGAAACCCAAAGCTCGTCCTGTCGCGCATCGTTCAAGACGCCGCCGCCGCTGGAGCAGACTCGCGCATCTTCCCGCGCAGTCGAGCAATCACTACATCGGCCCAGCACTCCGGGCAGTTCACTGCCGCCTGTGGAGTCGAGTTAAACCGTGGCGGCGGTGCGCTGCCAGCCGACGCAGCCAGCGACGCATTCGTTTGCGAACCGACGGCAAATCTCGTGCACCGCGAGCGCGTGACGCCGGACGGTTCGACCAGGCGGGCTCGGACGATCGACGAAAAGTCCGAATTTCTAACGGCGACTGACGAGTGGTTTCGCCCGGTGAACCTCTCCATCGGCCCCGACGGTGCACTCTATGTCGTCGACATGTATCGCGCCGTGATCGAGCATCCGGAGTGGATGCCCCCGGAACTTCGCAATCGTCCAGATATGCACGACGGTCGCGACCGCGGGCGCATCTATCGTGTTTGCGCCGCCGGGCCGCGCGCAGAAAATGTAATTCCCGAAACACTTAAGTCTAGAGTTGTCGACGAACTCGCGCCGCTCCTCGAATCCTCCAATCCGTGGATTCGCGACACGGCGGTCAGAAGGTTGCTGGAACTCAATGACGCCAGCGTCCTCCCGGCGCTCTCCGAACTCGCACGCGGGAGCAATTCGCTGGCTACGCGCTACGTTGCGTTGCAAACACTCGTCGCCATGGGCGGAATGACGCCGGCGATCGCCGCCCAGGCGCTGGCTGATTCATCGCCGGAAATCCGATCGCTGGGCCTCACGCTATGCGAACCATTTCTCGAAAGTTCTCCCGAACTGGCGCACCAGGCGATGGGGCTTGCCAGCGACGCGGACGCCGGCGTGAGATTACAAACGGCGCTCACCTCCATGTTTCTTCCCGCCGCTGAAGCACTGCAGCCGCTCAAGCAAATCGCAGCGGCCAGCGGCGACGACCTCTGGACCTGCCGGGCCGTCGCCTTGGCTTCTAGGGAGCTAGCCTCGCCGTTGCTGCTGGCTCTACTCGATCAGTCATCGATGCAACTCGCTGGGCAGGACGACGTCGCTATTTCGCCGGCGCTTGTGCGAGAGCTGCTGCCGGCGATCGCTGCTGGGGGGAATATCGAACAGGTCGCCGCCGTGTTGGAGCGAGTCGACCGCGTGAACTCCTCCACGGCTCAATTGCTGTTGGAAGCTGCGAACGACGCCCTGCAACTTCAAGGAAGCAGCCTACCGGCCGCGCTTGCGTTGGTCGCCGAGCAGAACAAACCAGCCGCCGAGGCGATTTCGCGATTGTTCGACGAAGCGCTGGCTAAATTCGCGAATCCTGGAGCAAGCGCCTCGGACCGCATCGCCGCAGCCGACCTCTTGCAATTTGATTCGCGATCTACGACCGGCGCGGCGCTACTGGAAATACTGCAAGCGTCGCACCCGCCCGAGATCCAAATAGCCGCTATCGCGGCCTTGCGAGCGCAAACGACGCCTACCTTAGGCGAAGCGATCCTGTCGCTGTTTCCGGAGCAACTTCCCGCGATTCGCCGTGCCAGCCTCGATTTGCTCTGCTCGCAGCCTGCATGGACGTCGCAACTGCTGACGGCCGCCGCAGACGGGGCGATCGAAGCGGCCGACATCGATCCCGCGCGTCGATTGCAGCTGATGCAACATGCCGACGCCGACATCCGTCGCCAAGCGGAGCAACTCTTCGCCGCGCAACTGAAGAGTCGCGAAGAGGTTATCAGCCGGTACCAGGCGGCACTTGAGCTAACCGGCGATCCAGGGCGTGGCCGCGAGGCGTTTGCTGTGAATTGTGCGAGCTGCCACCGCGTCGGCGATCAAGGAACTGCGATCGGCCCCGACATCGGCGACTCCTCGATGAAGACCTCCTCGCAGTTGCTCACCGACATCCTCGATCCCAACCGAGCGGTCGACGCCAACTTCGTGAACTACGTCGCGCTCACCTACGACGGCGTCGGTCATAGCGGCATCATCAGCTCGGAAACGTCAAGCGGCATCGTCCTGCTCGGAGCCGACGGCAAGCAAGTCGCCATCTTGCGAGACGATCTTGAATCGCTCACCAGCGGAAAGTCGCTGATGCCCGAAGGGCTCGAGCAACAACTCGATCTACAGAAGATGGCCGACTTGCTAGCGTTTCTCAAGACATGGCGTCATGCGGCTGAACTTCAAGCGAAGCGTCCTGCGAAACTCGGCAGCGCGGCCATTCCCCCTTAA
- a CDS encoding neutral/alkaline non-lysosomal ceramidase N-terminal domain-containing protein — translation MKNRPSLLAVIALVLLAFCSASSLAAADDAEPLSIGLAVVDVTPPIGHRMSGYFYERLSTGTANPLQARAIVFKQGSEQFAWVFCDLVGVPASLTSQVREAAEAATGIPVEKIVIAATHSHTGPLYFGALRDYFHEQAIAKTGVDEHEAIDYSAELEKKLVEAIAAASQSMQPAEVAASFATQRDLAFNRRYFMKNGSVITNPGKLNPDIDRPAGPTDVELGLLQFRRDGKPFAGLTVFGLHLDTTDGTEYAADFPFYLERDLRRTFGSQYISIFGIGPCGDVNHFDVSHDRPQKSHEEAERIGATIAATALKSLETAVPLGKPELNSSYQRIEVPFQQFTAAEIAAAKENLSKVGTRELPIMEQVAAVKIVGVNDYGVRSLPVDVQAFCLSDSLAVVALPGELFTELGLAIKQRSPFAKTLVLELCNDYPGYIPTRRGYIEGGYEPTYSKLEPGGGEQMVDAAVALLRELKGTEK, via the coding sequence TTGAAAAACCGACCGTCGCTGCTTGCTGTGATCGCCCTCGTTCTGCTCGCCTTCTGCTCCGCCAGTTCGCTGGCTGCAGCGGACGACGCCGAACCGCTTTCCATCGGCCTCGCCGTCGTCGACGTCACGCCGCCAATCGGCCACCGGATGAGCGGATACTTTTACGAGCGATTGAGCACTGGCACGGCGAACCCGTTGCAAGCCAGGGCGATCGTCTTCAAGCAAGGGAGCGAGCAGTTCGCATGGGTCTTTTGCGATTTGGTGGGCGTTCCCGCCTCGTTGACGTCGCAGGTGCGTGAGGCAGCCGAGGCCGCCACAGGCATCCCGGTCGAAAAGATCGTGATTGCCGCCACCCATAGCCATACAGGTCCGCTCTACTTCGGAGCGCTACGCGACTATTTTCACGAACAAGCGATCGCGAAAACTGGCGTCGATGAACACGAAGCGATCGACTACTCCGCCGAACTGGAGAAAAAGCTCGTCGAAGCGATCGCCGCTGCGAGTCAGAGCATGCAGCCTGCGGAAGTCGCCGCATCCTTCGCTACGCAACGAGATCTCGCATTCAACCGCCGTTACTTCATGAAGAATGGCTCGGTCATCACCAACCCAGGCAAGCTCAACCCCGACATAGATCGTCCCGCTGGCCCAACCGACGTCGAGCTTGGGCTACTCCAGTTTCGTCGGGACGGAAAACCGTTTGCCGGCCTAACAGTGTTCGGGCTGCACCTTGATACAACCGACGGCACCGAATACGCGGCAGATTTCCCTTTCTACCTTGAACGAGATCTGCGACGCACGTTTGGCTCGCAATATATTTCGATCTTCGGCATCGGCCCTTGCGGCGACGTCAATCACTTCGACGTCTCGCACGATCGCCCGCAGAAGAGCCATGAAGAAGCAGAGCGGATCGGCGCAACGATTGCCGCCACGGCGCTGAAATCTCTGGAAACGGCCGTGCCCCTCGGTAAGCCAGAACTTAATTCCTCGTACCAAAGGATCGAAGTCCCGTTCCAACAGTTCACTGCAGCCGAAATTGCCGCGGCGAAGGAGAACCTTTCAAAAGTTGGAACGCGCGAATTGCCCATAATGGAGCAAGTCGCAGCAGTCAAAATCGTTGGCGTTAACGACTACGGCGTCCGCTCACTGCCGGTCGACGTGCAAGCGTTTTGCTTGAGCGATTCCTTGGCAGTCGTCGCGCTGCCCGGGGAGCTCTTCACGGAACTGGGGCTGGCGATCAAGCAGCGTTCCCCTTTCGCGAAGACGCTCGTACTTGAGCTGTGCAATGACTACCCCGGCTACATTCCGACGCGCCGGGGATATATCGAAGGAGGGTACGAGCCGACCTATTCGAAGCTGGAACCAGGCGGAGGCGAGCAGATGGTCGACGCTGCCGTGGCGTTGTTGCGTGAATTGAAAGGAACTGAGAAGTAA